The genome window TTAAAAAATTGCAATATGCACAAGCTAACACACGTACAACGAGCAAGCTAAGTCCCTTAATGTAGAAGGATAGCTATCAGCTTATAGCTAATTTTCAAATTTATACGAACTCACCTCTTCATGGAATCGCGCTGACGGTTTTTTTTTATCCATGTTCCTAGTTATAAATGGGCTTCGAAATTATAATGGTCATAAAGCGTGATTTGTTGTTTTTTGGGTGCGTCGGTTCCAGCGAGGCGGACCTCCCTATCCCCCATATCACTCCCCCTCCGCCTCGCTTTTTTTATTCCATTTCGTCCACATACCTTTTTCAGCCCCATTTTTCTCGGCTCCAACAAAAATCAAGCGCAATTTTTAGCTATTGCGCTTTTGCTGAAAGACCTTAGTCTTCTTGACTTCATGTCCTGCTTGTTTCAATTCTCTTTTTTGGTTTTGTCAGATCCTCCCTCCGCGGAGAATAGCCCAACACCGAGTGACGGAGGCCGATACCTCTCATGAGCGATTACAAGAAGACCTTGTGCCTGCCTGAAACGTCCTTTCCCATGAAGGCCAACCTCAAACAGCGTGAGCCTGAAACACTCAATTTGTGGGAGGAGATCGATGTCTTGGCCCTCATGGTCAAGGCCAATGAGGGCAATGAACGTTACACCCTGCACGACGGTCCGCCCTATGCTAACGGCCATATTCATATGGGTACGGCCATGAACAAGGTGCTCAAGGATATAATCGTTAAATTCAAAAACATGCACGGCTACAGAGCTGAGTATGTTCCAGGCTGGGACTGCCATGGTTTGCCCATTGAGCACAAAGTTGCTCAGGAGCTAAAGGAGAAAGGCAAAGAAAATTTGCCAGCTGTCACCGTGCGCAAGATTTGCCGAGATTATGCTACTAAGTTCATGAAAATCCAGCGTGATGAGTTCAAGCGCCTGGGGGTTTTCGGAACATGGAGCAATCCCTATTTGACCATGCTGCCCACCTACGAGGCTGCCACGGCCAGGGAACTGGGCCGGTTCATGGCCAATGGCTCGGTCTATCGGGGCAAAAAGCCCATTCACTGGTGCATCTGCTGCGAAACGGCTCTGGCCGAGGCCGAGGTCGAATACGCCGACCATGCCTCTCCGTCCATCTATGTCCGCTTCCCTGTGGATGATGCGGCCTTCAGCCAAAAATTTTCCGTTGCCTCTGGCAAAAAAGCCTACCTGGTTATCTGGACCACCACCCCTTGGACAATCCCATCCAATATGGCCGTGGCTGTGCACCCCGAATACGAGTACGTCCTTGCGCTCGTCCAGGGCGAAGTGCATGTAGTGGCCAGTGAAAGACTCGCAGCCCTGCAAAAGAAGTTCAAATGGCAGGACGTTGAAGTCCTGGCTGTTGTCACGGGCAAGGATCTGGAAGGCATCAAGGCCCGCCATCCGTTCATCGACCGCGTTTCGCCCGTGGTATTGGCCGACTATGTGACTTTGGATACTGGCACCGGCTTAGTGCACACCGCTCCCGGCCATGGCCGTGAAGACTACGAAACGGGCTTGCGCTACGGTCTGGAGGTGCTCTCGCCCCTGGACGACAAAGGCCGTTTCCTGCCCGTGGTAAACGAGTTGGCTGGCAAGACGGTTATCGAAGCCAATCCAGAGGTGATCCGCATCCTCCGTGAGCGCGGCGCCTTGCTGGCCGAGGAAAAGCTGTCCCACTCCTATCCGCATTGCTGGCGCTGCAAGCAGCCAGTCATTTTCCGCGCCACGACGCAATGGTTCATCTCTATGGAGAAGAACGATTTGCGCGCCAAGGCTCTGCGCGCCATTGAAAAGGACGTGCGCTGGATTCCAGCCTGGGGTCGCGAACGCATCCATGCGATGATCGAACACCGGCCGGATTGGTGCATCTCACGCCAGCGCACCTGGGGCGTGCCCATAATCGCCCTCATTTGCAAGGATTGCGATACGGCCTACACCAATTCCGAGTGGGTCTTCTCCGTTGTTGACCAGTTTGAGAAGCACCCCACGGGCTGTGATTACTGGTTCGAAACGCCTGTGGAGAAGCTGGCTCCGGCGGGCCTGAAATGTCCGCATTGCGGTGGCGGTGCCTGGGAAAAGGAAGACGACATCCTCGACGTGTGGTTCGACTCCGGCACCAGCTTTGCTGCCGTACTGGAGCAGCGTCCCGAATGCACCTTCCCGGCAGACCTGTACCTGGAAGGCACGGACCAGCACCGCGGCTGGTTCCACTCCTCCCTGCTGGCCTCCATCGGCACTCGCGCGCGACCGCCCTACAAGTCCGTGCTCACCCACGGTTACGTCGTGGATGGCGATGGCCGCAAGATGTCCAAGTCCCTAGGCAATGTCGTGGCCCCACAGGAGATAATCGATAAATACGGGGCCGAGGTGCTGCGCCTGTGGGTCTCAGCGGTCAACTATCAAGAGGATGTGCGCATCTCCAGCGAAATTCTTGATCGCTTAGTTGATGCCTACCGCCGTATCCGCAACACCTGTCGTTTCATCCTGGGCAACCTTTCGGACTTCTCACCGGACAAGGCAGTACCGTTTGCCGAGATGGGTCCAGTGGACCGCTACGCCCTGGATCTTTTTCGCTTGAACTTCGAGAAGGTGCGCGAGGCTTACCAAGATTTCGAGTTCCACAAGGTTTTCCATACCCTGCACAATTTGTGCGTGACCGACCTCTCGGCCTTCTATCTGGACGTGATCAAGGACAGGCTATACGTTTCCGGCAAGGACAGTAAGGAGCGGCGCGCGGCCCAAACGGTAATCTGGAAGACTCTATTGACCCTCATGCAGGAGATGGCCCCAATCCTGTGCTTCACGGCTGAGGAAGTCTTCCGTAGCTTGCCCGAAGTCTTACGGCCTAAAGGCCAGACAGTCTTCGAATCGCGCTTCACTTTTGATACCGAAGAGCGGCTTGATGCCGAGGAAAGAGCCAATCTGAAGCTGCTGCCTGTATTGCGCGCCGAGGTGAACAAGGCTGCAGAGCCCATACGCAAGTCCGGCACCATCGGCCATTCCCTGGACACGCATGTTACGATTTACGCCCCTGACAGCCTGCTCGCGGATCTCAAGGTTATTGGCGCCGATTTGCGTGAGCTGTTCATCGTATCAAAGGTGTCCTTAGCCGCGGCCGAACAGGCGCCAGCCGATGCGTATCGTAGTGTTGAGACGGAAGGCTTGGCCATCAAAGTCGAGAAGGCTTCGGGCGTGAAGTGCGAACGTTGCTGGGTCTATGATGAACGCACGGGTGAAGCAGGAGATTTTCCTGGCACTTGCCCGCGTTGCGCTCGCATCCTCACTGGCGTGAACTGTTAATCCTGCGCCACGCATTTTTGTAAACGTTAGAACTTTCTCCTCTTAGCGGGCCGGGCGGCGTCTGGCTTAAGGTCGTGAGCTTGTAATGAAACGACGTTATATAATAGCCTTGAGTCTTGCCACGATTGTGTTCGGCCTTGATCAGCTGACCAAGCTACTGGTCAAAGCCAATCTACGATATGGCGAGAGTATAAATGTCATTCAGGGCTTTTTTGACTTGGTGCACGTTCATAATCGGGGTGCAGCTTTCGGCTTCCTCAATAGGGCCGATCAGAGTTGGCAGACATGGATGTTCGCGGGAGCTTCGGCTTTAGCCCTCGTTGTAATACTCTGGATTTTACGCAAGACACCTGAACGTGATTTATGGACCATTTATGGGCTGGGTCTGGTGCTCGGCGGCGCCATGGGAAACTTGCTGGACCGTGTAACTCAAGGCTTTGTTGTCGATTTCCTGGACGTATATTACCGAAACTGGCACTGGCCGGCCTTCAACGTGGCTGACATGTCCATATGCCTCGGCGCGGGAGGACTCATCCTGGCCTTGTGGAAGAGCGAGCATGTTCCCAACCCTCGTTGATTTAGGTCCACTGACCGTTCACACCTACGGCCTATTCATCGCTCTGGCCTTTCTGGCAGGGATGGCATGGGCCTCGCACGAGGCTCGGCAGCGCGGGGCTTCGGTGGCCATGGTCCAGGACATAGTTTTCTGGAGCATCCTGGCGGCGATCATCGGCTCCAGAATGCTCTATGTTATGATTAACCCAGGGTACTTTTTGCGCCATCCACTGGACATTTTCATGTTCTGGAAAGGCGGTCTGGTCTTCCTGGGTGGGGCTCTGCTGGTGGCTTTGGTTATTTGGTTTTATCTGCGCTCAAAGCGACAGCCCATCCTGTTCTGGGCCGATCTGCTCGTGCCGGCTCTGCCACTGGGCCAAGCCATAGGGCGTCTGGGCTGCTTTGCCGCAGGATGCTGCTATGGCAAGGAGTGCGATTTGCCTTGGGCCGTGACCTTCACTAATGCCGGCTCCCTGGCGCCCAAGAACATGACCTTGCACCCGACGCAACTCTACCATTCGCTTGGGGATCTGACGACCTTCCTGATCCTGCTGTTTGCCAAGCCCTTTATCAAGCAGCCTGGGCAGGTGCTAGGATTATACCTGCTCGTGTTTCCTGTATTCCGCGTTGCAGTCGAGTTTTTTAGGGCCGACTTCCGCGGAGTCATGGGACCTTTCAGCACAACACAGGTCATCGCCGCGGCACTCATGCCCATCGGTCTGTGGCTGACCTTTTTCCGTAAGCCCCAAGGAGCCTGATCCATGTTTGACTTCATGAGGTTCAATCCAACGCTGCTCACCAGCGTTGTTGCCGGCGTGGCCGTCTTTATGCTCTTGAGCTGGTGGGCAATTCGGGATGCCTTCAATAAGGAATTTGAGTCCACCAACGAGAAGGTCTTTTGGGTACAGTTGTCAGTGCTCGTTCCCTTTCTGGGGGGAATTGTGTACATTCTCGTGGGAAGGAAGAGAGGGAAGAAATTACAATGAAGCGTATTCCATGTCATATCGCTCTGCTCGCAGGTTTATCCGTTCTGACCATCACAGGTTGCGCCTCCCAGGCGGATGTCAATCTCCTACAGGCGCAAGTCCAGCAGCAAGCCACGCAGCAACGCAATGTTCAGCAACGCGTGAACGAACTGGAGACTCAGCTTCGCCAGATCCAGAGCCAGGTGCAGGAGGTCGATAAGCGCCTCAAGAGCCTGCTGCAGCTTTCGACCCAAAATACCTCTGCCCAATCCGCTCAGGCCAACATGTGGTCGGAGATGGAGAGCATGCGTGTACAATTCGCAAAGCTCCAGGGCGAAATGGATACCTTAGTCCGCGAAAACCAACTGGCCGAGCAGCAAGGCCTCAAGCCCGAAGCCGTCCGTGCCCTCATGCAGGAAGTCGAGGACATGAAGACCGCATTGCAGAGTCAGTTGGCCATTGATTTTGAGCAACTCTCCAAGGAAGAAAAAGCGGTCAAAGGTGACCAAGGAGCTCAAAGTAGCGACCCCGCGCAGGCACTTTACCTCCGCGCACTGGATAATTTCAAAAAGCGCAACTATATGAACGCGCAATCCATGTGGGCGGAATTCGTGAAGGCCTATCCCAAACATGAACTAGTCTCGAACGCTATCTTCTGGCAGGGGGAGAGCTTTTATCAGACTGGCGACTTTGCCCGGGCGGTGCTCTCCTATCAGGATGTAATCACTAAGTATCCCAAGAGTAACAAGATTCCGGCCGCCATGCTCAAGCAAGGTATCGCTTTCAAAAAGATCGGCAAGGACAAAGCCGGCGACCTGGTGCTGCAGGAATTGGTCAAGAAGTACCCGAAATCGGCCGAAGCCAAGCGTGCTAAATCCTTTCAATAGCTTTTGCTAAGCGCATGTTATGACAGAAAAAAAAGACGCAAACCCAACCATGAACAATACTGTCCCGGCGGTGAGGAAGCTCGTTTCGCTGAGCTTTCCCCACTCCATCTCCAGCCAGCCCATGGTTTGCAATTTGGCCCGTATCTACAATCTGTGCTTCAACATCCTTCGAGCCCAGATCACTCCTCGCCAGGAAGGTTTTTTGACCCTGGAAATCTTCGGGTCCGAGGAGGACTATAACCGAGGCATCGATTACCTCAAGCAGCAAGGAATTAAGATTGCTCCTGCCGCGCAACACGTGGCGCGCGACGAGGACTCCTGCACGCATTGCGGCATGTGCACGGCCATCTGCCCTACTCACGCGTTGGCTTTAGATATGAAGACGCGCCGGATAATCTTCAATGCTGAGAAATGCTCTGCTTGTGGCATGTGTACGCGCATTTGCCCCGTGCGAGCCATGAGTTTGGACGTAGATTACGGAGCTTTGGAATAGATCACCGCATGGAGGGATTCATGAGCAGCCAGCGCTCGTTCGCTCGTGTCTCCACCTTGATCAACGGCCGGCTACGCCGCATTGTTCCCGGCCGTGATCGAGCCTTGTTCCACGACTCCTCCCCTACGCTATCCTTCTCGCCCCAGAAGCTTGCCGAGGCTCGTCTGCCCGAACCATTGCTTGAGTTTCTGCTCAGTCTGGACACCAAGCTGGACACGCTTCTTTCTTTGGCCAGCCGCCAGACCATGGAGCAGGATTTCCCCACGGAAATTCAAGTCGTGGAGATCAGTGCGGCGGGTCTCTCTTTCGTGTCCTTGGAGCAGTTTTCGCCTGGTCAGCGGGTCGAGGTGGTGCTTACCCTGAGTCAAGCGCCGCTACGCATGGCCAGCGCCTTGGGCGAAGTTGTGCGCGTCAAGGTGGAAGGCGGCGAGCGCCGACAAGTCCTCGAATTCACCTCCGTTCGCGACCGTGACCGCGAGTCCATCGTCCAGTTCGTATTCCAGGAAGAACGTTCCCAGATTCGACAGGCCAAATGGTCATAGCCCACGCATGCATGCCAGCCGTGCACTGCTATTTTTATCCTTATGCACTTGTAGAGCCTGACCTGGAAGCATTCACAGGCAGCAGGATCAACTGCAAGCGTTGACAAAAACAGCTCAGCCGATCAGATAGATTCCGGCCAACCCCAAGAGGCTGAAGAAGCCGAAACTATCCGTAAGCGTGGTCAGGAAGATGCTGGAGGCCTGGGCAGGGTCTCTACCAAGCGCACGCAGAATGAGCGGGATCGAGGCTCCGGCCAGAGAGCCCACAAGCATGTCCAGGAACAGGGCCATGGCCATTATCGATGCCAAAGAGAGCTGGCCCGTCATGAAGTAGACTACGCCAAGCACCAGCGTGGCGATGATGGAACCGTTGGCCAGCCCGATCTTGGCTTCCCGCAGTACCGCCAGCCAGGACTCCTTGCGCTCGAGCTTCTTAACGGCGAGTTGCCGAATCATAACCGCCAGGGCCTGTTGTCCTGTATTTCCCGCCTGGTTGGCCACAATGGGCATAAGCACGGCCAGGAAGGCCATCTGGGCTATGGTGCCTTCGAACAGCGAGACCACCCAGGCCGAGGCAGCGGAAGTGAGTATATTGATGGTGAGCCAGGGCAAGCGGCGGGACATGGAATACGTCCAGGGTGAGTCCACGGTTTCATCCGAAGCCGCACCGACCATGGTCTGCATGTCCTCGGTGGCCTCCTCGTGAATGATGTCAATGACATCGTCCACGGTGACCACGCCAAGCAGCTTGTCACTGTAATCTACCACCGGTATGGCCAGAAAATTGTAGTGGCTTATGAGGTGGGCCACCTCCTCCTTGTCCACATCAAAAGTCACCGAAATGAGCGACTGAGTACCTATGAGTGCGCCGAGAACAGTCCGGGGCTTGCTAAGCAGCAGGTCGCGCATGGACAGCACGCCTACTAAATGCTCGGCATCATCCACTATGTAGGCGTAGTAGGGAATCTCCTTATCTTCGACTTCCTTGCGGATAAGCTGGATGGCTTCATCCACGCTTAGCTTCTCGTCCAGGACCAACAGCTCGGTGTTCATGACGCCGCCGGCCGTGTCCGGGTCAAAGGCCATGAGACTCTTTATCTCTGCGGCCTCTTCCGTTCCCATGTACTTCAGCAGAATATCGCGGTGCTCGTATCCGAGTTCTTCCAGCACATCGGCCGCGTCGTCCAATGCCATGGCCGAAATGAGTCCCGCAGCCGCTTCGGGCTGCAAGTTGCGCATGATTTCGATGCGGTCATGTCGGCTCATCTCGACTATGGAATCCGCCGCCTCCTGGACAGGCAGGCCGCTGACGGCGCGCACCTGCTCCTCCAGGGGAAGATTCTCCAGATGCAAAGCGGCATCGGCCGGATGGGCGTTCTCCAGGTCCGGGGCCGATTGCGGGAGTTCTGCCTCTGTGGTGTGGCCCTTGCTTTGTTGGCTCTCATTCTCAGTCATGATATTCACCAGATGGATCCTTATATAATTATCCCAACGCCTCTAAAGGGCGTTTTTGG of Desulfocurvibacter africanus subsp. africanus DSM 2603 contains these proteins:
- the lspA gene encoding signal peptidase II, whose translation is MKRRYIIALSLATIVFGLDQLTKLLVKANLRYGESINVIQGFFDLVHVHNRGAAFGFLNRADQSWQTWMFAGASALALVVILWILRKTPERDLWTIYGLGLVLGGAMGNLLDRVTQGFVVDFLDVYYRNWHWPAFNVADMSICLGAGGLILALWKSEHVPNPR
- a CDS encoding NIL domain-containing protein, coding for MNNTVPAVRKLVSLSFPHSISSQPMVCNLARIYNLCFNILRAQITPRQEGFLTLEIFGSEEDYNRGIDYLKQQGIKIAPAAQHVARDEDSCTHCGMCTAICPTHALALDMKTRRIIFNAEKCSACGMCTRICPVRAMSLDVDYGALE
- the ybgF gene encoding tol-pal system protein YbgF, whose translation is MKRIPCHIALLAGLSVLTITGCASQADVNLLQAQVQQQATQQRNVQQRVNELETQLRQIQSQVQEVDKRLKSLLQLSTQNTSAQSAQANMWSEMESMRVQFAKLQGEMDTLVRENQLAEQQGLKPEAVRALMQEVEDMKTALQSQLAIDFEQLSKEEKAVKGDQGAQSSDPAQALYLRALDNFKKRNYMNAQSMWAEFVKAYPKHELVSNAIFWQGESFYQTGDFARAVLSYQDVITKYPKSNKIPAAMLKQGIAFKKIGKDKAGDLVLQELVKKYPKSAEAKRAKSFQ
- a CDS encoding PilZ domain-containing protein — protein: MSSQRSFARVSTLINGRLRRIVPGRDRALFHDSSPTLSFSPQKLAEARLPEPLLEFLLSLDTKLDTLLSLASRQTMEQDFPTEIQVVEISAAGLSFVSLEQFSPGQRVEVVLTLSQAPLRMASALGEVVRVKVEGGERRQVLEFTSVRDRDRESIVQFVFQEERSQIRQAKWS
- the lgt gene encoding prolipoprotein diacylglyceryl transferase yields the protein MFPTLVDLGPLTVHTYGLFIALAFLAGMAWASHEARQRGASVAMVQDIVFWSILAAIIGSRMLYVMINPGYFLRHPLDIFMFWKGGLVFLGGALLVALVIWFYLRSKRQPILFWADLLVPALPLGQAIGRLGCFAAGCCYGKECDLPWAVTFTNAGSLAPKNMTLHPTQLYHSLGDLTTFLILLFAKPFIKQPGQVLGLYLLVFPVFRVAVEFFRADFRGVMGPFSTTQVIAAALMPIGLWLTFFRKPQGA
- a CDS encoding PLD nuclease N-terminal domain-containing protein encodes the protein MFDFMRFNPTLLTSVVAGVAVFMLLSWWAIRDAFNKEFESTNEKVFWVQLSVLVPFLGGIVYILVGRKRGKKLQ
- the mgtE gene encoding magnesium transporter, whose product is MNIMTENESQQSKGHTTEAELPQSAPDLENAHPADAALHLENLPLEEQVRAVSGLPVQEAADSIVEMSRHDRIEIMRNLQPEAAAGLISAMALDDAADVLEELGYEHRDILLKYMGTEEAAEIKSLMAFDPDTAGGVMNTELLVLDEKLSVDEAIQLIRKEVEDKEIPYYAYIVDDAEHLVGVLSMRDLLLSKPRTVLGALIGTQSLISVTFDVDKEEVAHLISHYNFLAIPVVDYSDKLLGVVTVDDVIDIIHEEATEDMQTMVGAASDETVDSPWTYSMSRRLPWLTINILTSAASAWVVSLFEGTIAQMAFLAVLMPIVANQAGNTGQQALAVMIRQLAVKKLERKESWLAVLREAKIGLANGSIIATLVLGVVYFMTGQLSLASIMAMALFLDMLVGSLAGASIPLILRALGRDPAQASSIFLTTLTDSFGFFSLLGLAGIYLIG
- the ileS gene encoding isoleucine--tRNA ligase encodes the protein MSDYKKTLCLPETSFPMKANLKQREPETLNLWEEIDVLALMVKANEGNERYTLHDGPPYANGHIHMGTAMNKVLKDIIVKFKNMHGYRAEYVPGWDCHGLPIEHKVAQELKEKGKENLPAVTVRKICRDYATKFMKIQRDEFKRLGVFGTWSNPYLTMLPTYEAATARELGRFMANGSVYRGKKPIHWCICCETALAEAEVEYADHASPSIYVRFPVDDAAFSQKFSVASGKKAYLVIWTTTPWTIPSNMAVAVHPEYEYVLALVQGEVHVVASERLAALQKKFKWQDVEVLAVVTGKDLEGIKARHPFIDRVSPVVLADYVTLDTGTGLVHTAPGHGREDYETGLRYGLEVLSPLDDKGRFLPVVNELAGKTVIEANPEVIRILRERGALLAEEKLSHSYPHCWRCKQPVIFRATTQWFISMEKNDLRAKALRAIEKDVRWIPAWGRERIHAMIEHRPDWCISRQRTWGVPIIALICKDCDTAYTNSEWVFSVVDQFEKHPTGCDYWFETPVEKLAPAGLKCPHCGGGAWEKEDDILDVWFDSGTSFAAVLEQRPECTFPADLYLEGTDQHRGWFHSSLLASIGTRARPPYKSVLTHGYVVDGDGRKMSKSLGNVVAPQEIIDKYGAEVLRLWVSAVNYQEDVRISSEILDRLVDAYRRIRNTCRFILGNLSDFSPDKAVPFAEMGPVDRYALDLFRLNFEKVREAYQDFEFHKVFHTLHNLCVTDLSAFYLDVIKDRLYVSGKDSKERRAAQTVIWKTLLTLMQEMAPILCFTAEEVFRSLPEVLRPKGQTVFESRFTFDTEERLDAEERANLKLLPVLRAEVNKAAEPIRKSGTIGHSLDTHVTIYAPDSLLADLKVIGADLRELFIVSKVSLAAAEQAPADAYRSVETEGLAIKVEKASGVKCERCWVYDERTGEAGDFPGTCPRCARILTGVNC